The following are from one region of the Prochlorococcus marinus str. SB genome:
- a CDS encoding CsgG/HfaB family protein: protein MGTALALSTSSLLQNPSAYAAPSPITVAVIKVKDNSNAPWFKPSYEDKLRTILSTELASAGHFTVLERDASTLKELKQEVKNFGIWKDEDQKALTRAKYYISAALSDFAEVSDESSGGGIGFKGFKMGKKKSKREYYVSFDLKVINVKTGAIAYSRSIEGSAKEESESSAISGNVKGISLGQSETKKTKLPVTRAVRAAMVETAEYLDCVLYVKDECIAEYEAKDEKRKQSNDSLDLF, encoded by the coding sequence TTGGGTACAGCCTTAGCATTATCAACTTCCTCTCTGCTTCAAAATCCTTCAGCTTATGCGGCCCCATCGCCAATAACAGTAGCCGTTATTAAAGTGAAAGATAATTCAAATGCACCTTGGTTTAAACCTAGTTATGAAGATAAATTGAGAACAATATTATCTACTGAACTTGCTAGCGCAGGTCACTTTACTGTTCTAGAGAGAGATGCATCAACTTTAAAAGAACTAAAACAAGAAGTCAAAAATTTTGGAATCTGGAAAGACGAAGACCAAAAAGCTTTGACAAGAGCTAAGTACTATATCTCTGCTGCTTTAAGTGATTTTGCTGAAGTCTCAGACGAAAGTTCTGGGGGTGGTATTGGCTTTAAAGGCTTTAAAATGGGTAAGAAAAAGTCTAAAAGAGAGTATTATGTTTCTTTTGATTTAAAAGTTATAAATGTAAAAACAGGAGCTATTGCTTACAGTCGTTCTATTGAAGGTAGTGCTAAAGAAGAATCAGAAAGCTCTGCAATTAGTGGGAATGTGAAAGGCATCTCTTTGGGTCAATCTGAAACGAAGAAAACTAAACTGCCTGTTACAAGAGCCGTTAGGGCTGCTATGGTTGAAACTGCAGAATATCTTGATTGTGTTCTTTATGTTAAAGACGAATGCATTGCTGAGTATGAAGCTAAAGATGAGAAAAGAAAACAGAGTAATGACTCCTTAGATCTGTTCTAA
- a CDS encoding CsgG/HfaB family protein codes for MKLLNKLKFSTIFFICGISFFDIGIRTKVYAYQAGPVSVAVTKVTDRSGAPWWKERFEEKLKTILSTELSSAGHFLVIERDSEALADIRNESLITGEGGEDPYIQMAKPKYIIRAYLSDYEDNYVSFDLKVISTKTSAIAYSRSIEGTISNEIKTENTSINTNNFKFREQQVTVKKTVPTRAIRAAITEIAEYLDCVLYLKDECIGEYEAKEERRKRSNDALEMF; via the coding sequence ATGAAACTTTTAAATAAATTAAAATTCTCCACAATTTTTTTTATTTGTGGAATAAGTTTTTTCGATATCGGAATTAGAACTAAGGTTTATGCTTATCAAGCGGGTCCTGTTTCTGTTGCTGTTACAAAAGTTACTGATAGGTCTGGAGCACCATGGTGGAAAGAGCGTTTTGAGGAAAAGCTAAAGACAATTCTATCCACTGAACTTTCAAGTGCGGGACATTTCCTTGTTATAGAAAGAGATAGTGAAGCTTTAGCTGATATAAGAAATGAATCACTTATAACTGGAGAAGGAGGAGAGGACCCATATATTCAGATGGCAAAACCAAAATATATTATTAGGGCTTATCTAAGTGATTATGAGGATAATTATGTATCATTTGACTTAAAAGTTATCAGTACAAAAACCTCTGCAATAGCTTATAGTCGGTCCATTGAAGGAACCATATCAAATGAAATTAAAACTGAAAATACATCCATTAATACAAACAATTTTAAATTTCGTGAACAACAAGTAACTGTAAAAAAAACGGTTCCTACTCGAGCTATAAGAGCAGCAATTACTGAAATTGCTGAATATCTTGACTGTGTTCTCTATTTAAAAGATGAATGCATTGGAGAATACGAAGCAAAAGAAGAAAGAAGAAAAAGAAGTAATGATGCTCTTGAAATGTTTTAG
- a CDS encoding BspA family leucine-rich repeat surface protein, translating into MASNIEIYVSGGNFSNPYYQFYSDSSGNNEISSLNLNSNLTYTFRRLNSVNSHPFYVSDSGVGNNSSSSISISGDGSATSGIRGDETFTITFNKEQTEISELTFYCTAHSSMQSSFNIDNWDPHIFTNRSELDTAVDAWIDDQDAATATYGDINTWDVRAITDFSELFKDKTSFNSDISNWDVSKGNNFSQMFHNASEFNQDIGTWDVSKGNNFSWMFSGAKDFNQDIGNWDVSNGTDFSVMFYSTREFNQDISKWDVSKGTDFAWMFQYANSFNQDIGDWDVSNATSLYRMFALSAFNQDLSNWTVNENVYFLNIFAGADLMQSNQGVGDTPSIYYFNPFPDKATLQTAIDAWINDQNSAKELYGDINKWDVSQITDFSSLFEDEDTFNSDISNWDVSNGIFFNSMFEGATEFNQDISNWNVSNGTNFLDMFALASDFNQDIGSWDVSNGTNFSQMFYEADSFNQDIGDWDVSKGNDFSYMFDKTEDFNQEIGNWDVSNGTDFSYMFRSASSFNQNIGGWDVSNGTNFSRMFFNADSFNQDIGSWDVSNGKKFGAMFTGADSFNQDIGDWDVSKGNDFSLMFAYTPEFNQDIGGWDVSNGTSFAQMFYEADSFNQDIGDWDVSSGSDLKFMFAYASGFDQDLSSWTPSENASLTSMFEGADLMQSNQGVGNTPSIYYFYPYVFTNKTTLQTAVDEWIDDQDAARETYGDINKWDVSQITDFSELFKDKRSFNSDIGDWDVSAGTDFSEMFYNTEAFNQDIGDWDVSKGTDFSWMFYRARFFNQDIGDWDVSKGTDFSKMFHDTPNFNQDIGNWDVSNGTDFSYMFRSAYVFDQDIGDWDVSNGIDFSQMFLDSNSFNQGIGGWDVSKGNNFMEMFYHADSFNQDIGDWDVSNGTDFRLMFYEADSFNQDIGNWDVSSGTNFSDMFYEADLFNQDISDWDVSNGIYFAGMFKDADSFNQDIGDWDVSNGTYFKQMFKDADSFNQDLRNWTLNENAYFEEIFKGADLMQSKQGVGDTPSIYYFNPFPDKTTLQTAVDAWIDDQDAAKELYGDINQWDVSAITDFSSLFRDKSTFNSDVSNWDVSNGTDFSSMFYGASAFNQDIGDWDLSNGTYFSNMFSSAHVFNQDISSWDVSNGTYFSNMFSNAYVFNQDISSWDVSNGISFGFMFLYSEAFNQDISHWDVRNGTNFEFMFLGTDEFNQDISSWDVSSGTNFRYMFTGASAFNQDISSWDVSNGTNFSNMFSKADSFNQDISVWNASNVTDFSSMFEESDAMLANGWSETPTASDFIGKTYLGTEGKDILTGEDGNDFINGGLKDDVLTGGKGHDTYYVDSKDDRVTEKSGEGIDLIYSSVTYTASSYVEDLTLTGSSNINGSGNDLDNTLRGNTGDNKLYGKDGDDELYGGDGNDKIYGWKGEDIIYGEDGDDYLKGHYSKDKLYGGAGDDTLLGGTSSDELYGGDGDDELYGESSADKLYGDAGADILYGGTSTDILYGGDDNDKLYGGSSSDLLYGEDGDDYLKGHSSADKLYGGNGNDYLRGGSSSDELYGGAGDDRLKGESGSDKMYGGDDNDTFYVSSKSDSVTEEENEGTDLIYSSVTFTASANVENLTLTGKGNISGSGNDLDNTLTGNDKANKLYGKSGDDTLYGGKGNDRLYGSEGADTLYGESGNDYLKAHSGNDILWGGSGKDYLRGGDDDDRLYGESSADKLYGEDGNDYLDGGSSADKLYGGAGNDILWGGTSADKLYGGDGDDYLEGESSKDTLYGGNGNDDLYGGTSADKLYGGAGSDLLEGESGDDYLKGHSGIDYLYGGEDDDYLRGGDDGDYLYGESGDDLLKGEDGDDILTGGLGKDDLYGGSGNDIFVLTAGSGYDRIRDFEKGEDRIFLGNFDILQLGAFDSGKNLKVYLDQEKNDLLAIVYGQNLSDVELSDIIF; encoded by the coding sequence ATGGCCTCTAACATTGAAATTTATGTTTCAGGAGGTAATTTTTCTAATCCTTATTATCAATTTTATTCAGATTCAAGTGGAAATAATGAAATATCATCTTTAAATTTAAATTCAAATTTAACTTATACTTTTAGAAGATTAAATAGTGTTAATTCACATCCATTTTATGTAAGTGATAGTGGTGTTGGAAATAATTCAAGTTCATCAATATCAATTAGTGGTGATGGGAGCGCCACCTCAGGTATTAGAGGAGATGAAACATTCACGATAACTTTTAATAAAGAACAGACAGAAATCAGCGAATTAACCTTTTATTGCACTGCTCATTCAAGTATGCAATCTAGTTTTAATATTGATAATTGGGATCCTCATATATTTACTAATAGATCAGAACTTGATACTGCAGTAGATGCATGGATAGATGATCAAGATGCTGCGACAGCAACTTATGGCGACATAAATACTTGGGATGTAAGAGCAATAACTGATTTTTCAGAATTATTTAAAGACAAAACATCATTTAATTCTGACATAAGCAATTGGGATGTAAGCAAGGGAAATAACTTCTCGCAGATGTTCCATAATGCATCTGAATTTAATCAAGATATCGGCACTTGGGATGTAAGTAAAGGAAATAATTTTTCATGGATGTTTAGTGGGGCCAAAGATTTTAATCAAGATATTGGTAACTGGGATGTAAGTAATGGAACTGACTTTTCTGTTATGTTTTATTCCACAAGGGAATTTAACCAAGATATAAGCAAATGGGATGTAAGCAAAGGAACAGATTTTGCATGGATGTTCCAATATGCGAATTCCTTTAATCAAGATATTGGTGATTGGGATGTGAGTAATGCAACTAGTTTGTATAGAATGTTTGCTCTCTCTGCATTTAATCAAGATTTAAGTAACTGGACAGTAAATGAGAATGTCTATTTTCTAAACATATTTGCAGGTGCTGACCTCATGCAATCTAATCAGGGGGTTGGAGATACTCCATCTATCTACTATTTTAATCCTTTCCCAGATAAGGCCACTCTTCAAACTGCTATAGATGCATGGATAAATGATCAAAATTCTGCAAAAGAACTTTATGGAGATATTAACAAATGGGATGTAAGTCAAATAACAGATTTCTCTAGTCTTTTTGAAGATGAAGATACATTTAATTCAGATATAAGTAATTGGGATGTAAGTAATGGAATATTTTTTAATTCAATGTTCGAAGGCGCTACTGAATTTAATCAAGATATAAGTAATTGGAATGTAAGTAATGGAACTAATTTTTTAGATATGTTCGCTCTTGCCTCTGATTTCAATCAAGATATTGGCAGCTGGGATGTAAGCAACGGAACTAACTTCTCGCAGATGTTTTATGAGGCAGATTCATTTAATCAAGATATAGGTGATTGGGATGTAAGTAAAGGAAATGATTTTTCATATATGTTTGATAAGACAGAAGACTTCAATCAAGAGATAGGTAATTGGGATGTAAGTAATGGAACTGATTTTAGTTACATGTTCAGATCTGCAAGTTCTTTTAATCAGAATATTGGAGGTTGGGATGTAAGTAATGGAACTAATTTTTCTAGAATGTTTTTCAACGCAGATTCATTTAATCAGGATATTGGCAGTTGGGATGTAAGTAACGGGAAGAAGTTTGGGGCAATGTTTACTGGGGCAGATTCATTTAATCAAGATATAGGTGATTGGGATGTAAGTAAAGGAAATGATTTCTCATTGATGTTTGCTTATACCCCTGAATTTAATCAAGACATTGGCGGTTGGGATGTAAGCAATGGAACTAGCTTCGCGCAGATGTTTTATGAGGCAGATTCATTTAATCAAGATATAGGTGATTGGGATGTAAGTAGTGGAAGTGATTTAAAATTTATGTTTGCCTATGCCTCGGGTTTTGATCAAGATTTAAGCAGCTGGACACCGAGTGAAAATGCCTCTCTTACATCCATGTTTGAGGGCGCAGATCTCATGCAATCTAACCAAGGGGTTGGCAATACACCTTCAATTTACTACTTTTATCCCTATGTATTTACGAATAAGACTACTCTTCAAACTGCTGTTGATGAATGGATAGATGATCAAGATGCCGCCAGAGAAACTTATGGAGATATTAATAAATGGGATGTAAGTCAAATAACTGATTTTTCTGAATTATTTAAAGACAAAAGATCATTTAATTCTGATATTGGTGATTGGGATGTAAGTGCCGGAACTGACTTTTCTGAAATGTTTTACAACACAGAGGCATTTAATCAAGATATTGGGGATTGGGATGTAAGTAAGGGAACTGATTTCTCATGGATGTTCTATCGTGCAAGATTTTTTAATCAAGATATTGGTGATTGGGATGTAAGTAAGGGAACTGATTTCTCGAAGATGTTTCATGATACTCCAAACTTTAATCAAGATATAGGTAATTGGGATGTAAGTAATGGAACTGACTTTAGCTACATGTTCAGGTCAGCATATGTGTTTGATCAAGATATTGGGGATTGGGATGTAAGTAACGGAATCGACTTTTCTCAAATGTTCTTGGATTCAAATTCATTTAATCAAGGTATTGGCGGTTGGGATGTAAGTAAGGGAAATAATTTCATGGAGATGTTTTATCACGCAGATTCATTTAATCAAGATATAGGTGATTGGGATGTAAGTAATGGAACTGATTTCAGGTTGATGTTTTATGAGGCAGATTCATTTAATCAAGATATAGGTAATTGGGATGTAAGTAGCGGAACTAATTTCTCAGATATGTTTTATGAGGCAGATTTATTTAATCAAGATATTAGTGATTGGGATGTAAGTAATGGAATATATTTCGCAGGGATGTTTAAAGATGCAGATTCATTTAATCAAGATATAGGTGATTGGGATGTAAGTAATGGAACTTATTTCAAGCAAATGTTTAAAGATGCAGATTCATTTAATCAAGACTTGAGAAACTGGACACTAAATGAGAATGCCTATTTTGAAGAGATATTTAAAGGCGCCGATCTCATGCAATCTAAACAGGGGGTTGGCGATACTCCATCTATTTATTATTTTAATCCCTTCCCAGATAAAACCACTCTTCAAACTGCCGTTGATGCATGGATAGATGATCAAGATGCGGCGAAAGAACTTTATGGAGATATTAATCAATGGGATGTGAGTGCAATAACAGATTTTTCTAGCCTCTTTCGCGATAAGTCTACCTTTAACTCAGATGTAAGTAACTGGGATGTAAGTAATGGAACTGATTTCTCAAGTATGTTTTATGGCGCGTCAGCATTTAATCAAGATATTGGAGATTGGGATTTAAGTAATGGAACTTATTTTTCTAATATGTTTTCTAGCGCCCATGTTTTTAATCAAGATATTAGTAGTTGGGATGTAAGTAATGGAACTTATTTTTCTAATATGTTTTCTAACGCCTATGTTTTTAACCAAGATATTAGTAGTTGGGATGTAAGTAATGGAATTTCTTTTGGCTTTATGTTTTTATACTCAGAAGCATTTAATCAAGATATTAGTCATTGGGACGTAAGGAATGGAACTAATTTTGAATTTATGTTCCTTGGGACAGATGAGTTTAATCAAGATATTAGTAGTTGGGACGTAAGTAGTGGAACTAATTTTAGGTATATGTTTACTGGTGCATCTGCTTTTAATCAAGATATTAGTAGTTGGGACGTAAGTAATGGAACTAATTTCTCTAATATGTTTTCTAAAGCAGATTCATTTAATCAAGATATAAGCGTTTGGAACGCAAGTAACGTAACTGATTTTTCTTCGATGTTCGAAGAATCAGATGCAATGCTTGCTAATGGATGGTCAGAAACACCTACTGCATCTGATTTTATAGGTAAAACTTATCTTGGAACTGAGGGAAAAGATATATTAACTGGTGAAGATGGTAATGATTTTATAAATGGAGGCTTAAAAGATGACGTTCTAACTGGAGGTAAAGGACATGATACTTATTACGTTGATAGCAAAGATGATCGTGTTACAGAAAAATCAGGAGAAGGTATTGATCTAATTTATTCCTCAGTTACATATACTGCTTCTTCCTATGTAGAAGATCTTACTCTTACGGGATCATCCAATATCAATGGATCTGGTAACGATTTAGATAACACGCTTAGAGGAAATACTGGAGACAATAAACTTTATGGAAAAGATGGAGATGACGAACTATATGGAGGAGATGGTAATGATAAAATTTATGGCTGGAAAGGAGAAGATATTATTTACGGAGAAGATGGAGATGATTATTTAAAAGGTCATTACAGCAAAGATAAATTATATGGAGGAGCTGGCGATGATACTTTATTGGGTGGCACAAGTTCCGACGAGCTCTATGGAGGAGATGGTGATGATGAATTATATGGAGAATCTAGTGCTGATAAATTGTATGGAGATGCGGGAGCAGATATTTTATATGGAGGAACAAGTACAGATATTCTTTATGGAGGAGATGATAATGACAAGCTTTATGGCGGCAGCAGTTCTGACCTTCTTTATGGAGAAGATGGCGATGATTACCTGAAAGGACATTCCAGTGCCGATAAACTTTATGGTGGTAATGGTAATGATTATTTAAGAGGAGGATCCAGTTCTGATGAACTTTATGGAGGTGCTGGAGATGACCGGTTAAAAGGAGAATCCGGTAGCGATAAAATGTATGGAGGAGATGATAATGACACTTTTTATGTCAGCAGCAAAAGTGACAGTGTCACAGAAGAAGAGAATGAAGGAACTGATTTAATTTATTCATCAGTTACATTTACAGCCTCTGCCAATGTAGAGAATCTAACCCTTACTGGTAAAGGCAATATCTCCGGATCTGGTAATGATTTAGATAATACGCTTACTGGAAATGACAAAGCGAATAAACTTTACGGTAAAAGTGGTGATGACACATTATATGGAGGAAAAGGTAATGACAGATTATATGGCTCAGAAGGAGCAGATACTCTTTATGGAGAAAGCGGTAATGATTATCTAAAAGCACATTCTGGTAATGACATCCTCTGGGGAGGAAGTGGTAAAGATTATCTAAGAGGAGGAGATGATGATGACAGATTATATGGAGAATCCAGTGCCGACAAATTATATGGAGAAGATGGTAATGATTATTTAGATGGCGGATCCAGTGCCGATAAACTTTATGGCGGAGCAGGAAATGACATTCTCTGGGGAGGTACAAGTGCAGATAAACTTTATGGCGGAGATGGAGATGATTATTTAGAAGGTGAAAGTAGTAAAGATACACTTTATGGAGGTAATGGTAATGATGATCTGTATGGAGGAACAAGTGCAGATAAACTTTATGGCGGTGCTGGGTCTGATCTTTTAGAAGGAGAAAGTGGAGATGATTACCTGAAAGGACATTCTGGAATTGACTATCTATATGGTGGAGAAGACGATGATTATCTAAGAGGCGGAGATGATGGAGATTATTTATATGGAGAAAGTGGCGATGACTTATTAAAAGGAGAAGATGGAGACGACATTTTAACTGGAGGTTTAGGTAAAGATGATTTATATGGTGGAAGTGGAAATGATATTTTTGTATTAACTGCAGGAAGTGGTTATGACAGAATTAGAGATTTTGAAAAGGGAGAAGATAGAATTTTTCTTGGAAACTTTGATATATTGCAACTCGGAGCCTTTGACAGTGGCAAGAATCTAAAAGTTTATTTAGATCAAGAGAAAAATGATTTGCTGGCAATAGTCTATGGCCAAAATTTATCCGACGTAGAACTATCTGATATTATTTTTTGA